Genomic DNA from Leisingera sp. S132:
GCGCGCAACTTGCCATCTCGATTTCGATGCAGTTTGAGGCAGGGGCGCAGGGAAAAGACGCTGATGGGCCCTTCCCTCCAATGGAGGCTGGGCTCGTCGATACAATCACACCGACATGGTACGAGTACGGGATGAACGAAGGTATTCCCAGATTGCTCGACCTTTGGGACCGGCACGATGTTAAGGTCACTTCTCATATGGTAGGCCAAGCAGTCGAGCGCCGTCCGGACCTTGCCAAAGAACTCGTGTCTCGGGGACATGAAGCTGCTGCTCATGGCTACAACTGGACTCCACAATTTGGCATGGACCCAAGGGAAGAACGCCTGTCGTATGAGAAAAACATAGAGGTGGTGGAGCGTGTGACCGGTCATCGGCCAGTGGGGTTCAACGCGTTTTGGATGCGTCAGACACGTGCAACATTCGAAATTCTTCAAGAACTAGGTTTTCTCTATCACACCGATGATCTTTCCCGCGACGAGCCAGCTCTGACTTTGGTCAACAACAAAC
This window encodes:
- a CDS encoding polysaccharide deacetylase family protein → MTEEHQNDTGFWPGGAQLAISISMQFEAGAQGKDADGPFPPMEAGLVDTITPTWYEYGMNEGIPRLLDLWDRHDVKVTSHMVGQAVERRPDLAKELVSRGHEAAAHGYNWTPQFGMDPREERLSYEKNIEVVERVTGHRPVGFNAFWMRQTRATFEILQELGFLYHTDDLSRDEPALTLVNNKPLIVVPYTLRCNDIGRFSSQGMTSAAFEQELKDEFDVLYAEGARRRRMMSISTHDRIGGAPGIVGALDRFLTYAKQHEGVVFMRKDEIAQYTLQQDDVPINPPRKF